The Methanomethylovorans hollandica DSM 15978 genome includes a region encoding these proteins:
- a CDS encoding glycosyltransferase family 2 protein — MAVVSIVMPSMNEESTIRTCILKAMSFFESKGLEGEIIVVDNSTDRTAEIARSMGAVVIPSVRGYGNAYLKGLARTTGEYIAIADADNTYDLNELPKFFDILMQGEADFVIGSRLKGKIKKGAMPWLHQYIGNPLLTWMLNALFGTTISDAHCGMRAFTREALEKMSLKSHGMELASEMVIEAADKGLRIKEVPISYDVRDSPSKLRSLHDGWRHIRFMMLYRPVSFLLVPGTFVFLVGAALLFTLPRMGNVAETRLHSFILASMLTVIGSQLFATGLYLGAYGHINGLYVKENSFIKKIMDYHSLEVELFAGMVFLLAGLFIGLKVVYTWVISGYGSLFQIQTAVFAMVFGSIGLQMIFTAIFLSVLMLGMDTDR, encoded by the coding sequence ATGGCAGTTGTTTCCATTGTAATGCCTTCTATGAACGAAGAATCCACTATACGGACATGCATACTGAAAGCTATGTCCTTTTTCGAGTCAAAGGGTCTTGAAGGTGAAATCATCGTGGTGGACAATTCTACGGATCGAACGGCAGAAATAGCCAGATCTATGGGTGCAGTGGTCATACCTTCAGTAAGAGGCTATGGGAATGCGTATCTTAAGGGGCTTGCAAGGACAACTGGGGAATATATCGCTATTGCTGATGCGGACAACACTTATGATCTCAACGAATTACCCAAGTTCTTTGATATCCTCATGCAAGGAGAGGCAGATTTCGTAATTGGCAGCAGGTTAAAAGGTAAGATCAAAAAGGGTGCTATGCCATGGTTACATCAGTATATCGGTAATCCTCTCCTCACATGGATGTTGAATGCTCTTTTCGGTACAACTATTTCAGATGCTCATTGTGGCATGCGGGCTTTTACACGGGAAGCTCTTGAAAAGATGAGCCTCAAGAGTCATGGCATGGAATTAGCTTCAGAGATGGTCATAGAAGCTGCAGATAAAGGTCTGCGGATAAAGGAAGTTCCAATATCATATGATGTAAGGGATTCTCCTTCCAAGCTCAGGTCTTTGCACGATGGCTGGAGGCATATAAGGTTTATGATGCTCTATCGTCCGGTATCTTTCTTGCTTGTGCCTGGTACGTTTGTTTTTTTAGTGGGAGCAGCCTTACTGTTTACGCTGCCCCGTATGGGCAATGTGGCTGAGACCAGGCTTCATTCGTTCATATTGGCAAGTATGCTGACAGTAATTGGTAGTCAGCTTTTTGCAACCGGCCTTTATTTGGGTGCATATGGGCATATAAATGGCTTATATGTGAAGGAGAATTCTTTCATAAAAAAGATAATGGATTATCATTCGCTTGAAGTTGAACTGTTTGCAGGCATGGTTTTTTTACTTGCAGGTCTATTTATTGGTCTGAAAGTAGTTTATACATGGGTTATTTCAGGCTATGGTTCTCTTTTTCAGATCCAAACAGCAGTATTTGCCATGGTATTTGGTTCCATAGGTTTGCAAATGATCTTCACAGCTATATTCCTTAGCGTCCTGATGCTTGGGATGGACACCGATAGGTGA
- a CDS encoding glycosyltransferase family 4 protein: MKIAFVYDAVYPWVKGGAEKRIYELGTRLLEKGHEVHLFGIKWWEGPDVIEYEGMFLHGVCKARNLYVDGRRSISTAILFSLQLFPHLSYEKFDLIDVSVFPYFSCFTVKFVSILNKAHVVYTWHEVWDDYWYEYMGKAGFFGKVIEKAVSKISGDNIAVSGWTKQRLQKLGVPEGIISVVPNGIDLKEISEIDSEADCKSHGIANKHYDVIFAGRLIKDKNVDVLLRAIYLLKVENPYISCCIVGDGPEKAELMDLSNEIGVYKNVQFVGFQDYSSLIGKMKASRVFVLPSSREGFGMVVIEAFACSIPVVTVKEKYNAAQGLVEDGVDGFVVSLEDREIAQAVWKIIEDDTTYKNMSKAAFQKSRDYDWDKALSILKNIYEARV, translated from the coding sequence ATGAAGATCGCCTTTGTGTATGATGCAGTTTATCCTTGGGTGAAGGGCGGTGCTGAAAAGAGGATTTATGAACTGGGCACACGTCTCCTGGAAAAAGGGCATGAAGTCCATCTTTTTGGTATCAAGTGGTGGGAAGGTCCAGATGTTATTGAATACGAGGGGATGTTCCTGCACGGTGTCTGCAAGGCAAGGAACTTATATGTGGACGGAAGAAGATCCATTTCTACAGCAATTCTATTCTCTCTGCAACTGTTCCCACATCTGAGTTATGAGAAATTTGATCTGATTGATGTAAGCGTATTCCCTTATTTTTCATGCTTTACAGTAAAATTTGTATCTATATTGAACAAAGCGCATGTAGTGTACACCTGGCATGAAGTATGGGATGATTACTGGTACGAATATATGGGCAAGGCCGGTTTTTTTGGAAAAGTCATCGAAAAGGCAGTTTCAAAGATATCCGGGGATAATATTGCCGTTTCGGGCTGGACCAAACAAAGGCTCCAAAAGCTGGGTGTTCCCGAGGGAATCATCTCTGTTGTTCCAAATGGTATTGATCTTAAAGAGATCTCTGAAATAGATTCAGAAGCTGACTGCAAGTCACATGGAATTGCTAACAAACATTATGATGTCATCTTTGCCGGGAGGCTTATAAAAGATAAAAATGTCGATGTTCTCCTAAGAGCCATATATCTTCTAAAAGTCGAGAATCCTTATATCAGCTGCTGTATTGTGGGCGATGGTCCTGAAAAAGCAGAACTTATGGACCTTTCAAATGAAATAGGGGTCTATAAGAACGTTCAATTTGTAGGTTTTCAGGATTACAGTTCTCTTATCGGAAAAATGAAAGCTTCAAGGGTTTTCGTACTTCCTTCTTCGAGGGAAGGCTTTGGGATGGTTGTAATAGAGGCATTTGCCTGTTCGATACCTGTAGTTACTGTAAAAGAAAAGTATAATGCAGCACAAGGATTGGTTGAGGATGGGGTTGATGGTTTTGTTGTATCTTTAGAAGACAGGGAGATTGCGCAGGCGGTGTGGAAAATCATTGAGGATGATACTACTTATAAAAACATGTCAAAGGCTGCATTTCAGAAATCTCGGGATTATGACTGGGACAAGGCTTTATCTATTCTTAAAAATATTTATGAGGCACGGGTATGA
- the hxlB gene encoding 6-phospho-3-hexuloisomerase → MIQKRLEVTGCKYLISSMEMMTKHLQKVVTELNQQRIKEMLEHIVNARAIFVMGAGRSGLVGRAFAMRLMHLGFTAYVVGESTTPAVTKEDVVVAISGSGQTISMANLGKTTKEIGAKLITITSNEDSALGKISDTVVKIAGRTKEDAGEYVERHLKGEFAYLTPLGTSFETSATVFLDGIIAELIHITGASEEDLKSRHNKLE, encoded by the coding sequence ATGATACAAAAAAGATTAGAAGTAACTGGATGCAAGTATTTGATTTCATCAATGGAGATGATGACAAAACATCTTCAGAAGGTAGTGACTGAACTTAACCAACAAAGAATCAAAGAAATGCTCGAGCATATAGTAAATGCGCGAGCAATATTTGTTATGGGAGCTGGCAGATCTGGGCTTGTAGGAAGAGCCTTTGCTATGAGGCTTATGCACCTTGGATTTACAGCTTATGTAGTAGGAGAGTCAACAACACCTGCAGTGACAAAAGAAGATGTGGTCGTTGCCATATCTGGCTCTGGGCAGACAATTTCTATGGCTAACCTGGGAAAGACCACAAAAGAGATAGGTGCTAAACTCATCACTATTACTTCTAACGAGGATTCGGCGTTAGGAAAAATATCCGATACTGTAGTGAAGATAGCAGGAAGAACAAAGGAAGATGCCGGCGAGTATGTTGAAAGACATCTGAAAGGAGAGTTCGCATACCTTACACCCCTTGGCACATCGTTTGAGACATCTGCAACTGTTTTCCTCGATGGGATCATAGCAGAACTGATCCATATAACAGGTGCTTCTGAAGAGGACCTCAAATCAAGACATAATAAACTGGAATAA
- a CDS encoding helix-turn-helix domain-containing protein, which yields MEELVGFVTGNNNRKKLLSLLGSKKEMDSERIAKTMHIFRPSVDKIIEELVEKELVEKQGANYKLTDLGATVERTIQNI from the coding sequence ATGGAAGAACTTGTCGGATTTGTTACTGGTAATAATAACAGGAAGAAGCTACTATCTCTTCTCGGATCAAAAAAAGAGATGGACTCAGAACGCATAGCAAAGACAATGCATATTTTCCGTCCATCTGTGGATAAGATCATTGAAGAACTGGTAGAAAAAGAACTTGTGGAAAAACAGGGAGCTAATTACAAGCTTACCGACCTGGGTGCAACAGTAGAAAGGACGATCCAGAATATCTAG
- a CDS encoding RAD55 family ATPase: MIKENIKRINARRLFFDGIFNLEMMLPDQLQLRRYPYSLLKYLKKKNITSVFTTPRSSSTITENTRMDAEFLMDNIIILRNSEAERRYMCVSKSKGTQHRLNSTEYAITERGIKIKDCTLL, encoded by the coding sequence TTGATCAAGGAGAATATAAAGAGAATAAATGCCAGAAGATTGTTTTTTGACGGTATATTCAATCTTGAAATGATGCTGCCTGATCAGTTACAATTAAGAAGGTACCCTTATTCCCTGCTCAAGTATCTGAAGAAGAAAAATATTACATCAGTATTCACAACCCCCAGATCTTCCAGTACCATTACGGAAAATACCAGAATGGATGCAGAATTCCTGATGGACAACATAATCATATTAAGGAATTCAGAAGCAGAAAGAAGATATATGTGCGTATCAAAGAGCAAAGGTACGCAACACAGACTCAACTCTACTGAATATGCGATCACAGAAAGGGGTATCAAAATAAAAGATTGTACCCTCCTGTAA
- a CDS encoding DUF2073 domain-containing protein, protein MQGIQMDLISEEKLAEMAPVEKVRFIIDEVRSGKILVLEKGLTPEEEASLIEMTMTLIDPDGFTGIEMESYPSKDDTSIFGKLLKKHTVRTRLTVVGPADQLKTLKKDRNMISALLSAHK, encoded by the coding sequence ATGCAGGGAATCCAGATGGACCTTATATCTGAAGAAAAACTGGCTGAGATGGCCCCGGTTGAGAAAGTTAGATTCATTATCGATGAGGTCAGAAGCGGCAAGATCCTTGTCCTGGAAAAAGGTCTAACACCTGAAGAGGAGGCAAGCCTCATAGAAATGACAATGACCCTGATTGATCCGGACGGATTCACAGGAATAGAGATGGAGAGTTATCCATCAAAAGATGACACCTCAATATTTGGAAAGCTACTTAAGAAGCACACTGTCCGCACAAGGCTTACAGTAGTTGGACCCGCAGATCAGCTTAAAACACTTAAAAAAGATCGAAATATGATTAGTGCACTCCTATCAGCTCATAAATGA
- a CDS encoding NOG1 family protein, whose product MIFEKIPTIRTSDELIDKAFRRGVRAATGKKSSSRASFLDSQESMLLTSANILTDNLANISKKFPNFDELSGFYYELADILVGVDRLRTSLSRVAWTSEKIHDLTREYVGRMRGSPTPENLRKQCFGRMGSLMDSISKELLLLNEARNILRKLPDVHEEPTIVVAGYPNTGKSSFVTAATKATPEVASYPFTTKGILIGHFSIGDQRYQVIDTPGLLDRPMSERNDIELQAITALKHLDAVVLFLIDASENCGYTIEEQKNLLQEVRTQFDLPILVVSNKSDLPHFQDLEFTDMSMSTSTGEGIEEVLTTLIEMITEKKSDRIVV is encoded by the coding sequence ATGATATTCGAGAAGATTCCTACTATCCGTACTTCTGATGAACTAATAGATAAAGCTTTCAGAAGAGGTGTAAGGGCAGCAACTGGGAAAAAATCAAGTAGCAGGGCAAGCTTCCTTGACTCCCAGGAGTCTATGCTGCTAACTTCAGCAAATATATTGACCGATAATCTGGCCAATATCAGCAAAAAATTCCCTAACTTTGATGAGCTGTCTGGCTTTTATTACGAACTTGCAGATATACTTGTAGGGGTGGACAGATTACGTACTTCCCTTTCCAGAGTAGCATGGACAAGTGAAAAGATACATGATCTCACCAGGGAGTATGTAGGTCGGATGCGTGGTAGCCCAACACCGGAAAACTTACGCAAACAATGTTTCGGTCGTATGGGGTCGTTGATGGATTCCATAAGTAAAGAACTTTTACTCTTAAATGAAGCCCGCAATATCCTGCGCAAACTTCCGGATGTCCATGAAGAGCCAACGATCGTTGTGGCGGGTTATCCCAATACTGGTAAGTCCAGTTTTGTAACAGCAGCAACGAAAGCAACTCCTGAAGTTGCTTCTTATCCATTTACTACTAAAGGGATATTAATAGGTCACTTTTCAATAGGTGATCAAAGGTATCAGGTTATCGATACGCCTGGTCTTCTGGACAGGCCAATGTCCGAGAGGAACGATATTGAACTGCAAGCAATTACTGCTTTAAAACATCTGGATGCAGTGGTGCTCTTCCTTATTGATGCAAGCGAGAATTGTGGTTATACCATTGAGGAACAAAAAAACCTGTTACAGGAAGTAAGAACTCAGTTCGATCTGCCGATACTTGTAGTATCCAACAAATCTGACCTTCCCCATTTTCAGGACTTAGAGTTCACAGACATGTCCATGTCCACATCTACTGGAGAAGGCATCGAAGAAGTACTAACTACACTTATTGAAATGATCACAGAAAAAAAGAGTGACAGAATTGTCGTTTAA
- a CDS encoding phosphate uptake regulator PhoU, with translation MQQTGGSTYIISLPKQWADKVGIRTGSRLSLSPQPDGKLVIDPIQDTPPIKKTQLDVTDRMGDILIRDIIAAYLVGADILEIKSERMLAEQKNIIREMCYKLIGPEIIEETGKKVVIKDLLNPNEISIKKSVRRMFLLSNSMQKDAIRALKTNDKDLALDVIQRDDDVDRLFLLTSKQFRAVLKGTKLPDTSETSIDEYHDLRMAAGPLERIADHAQKIANMAMHMDYMIPDNIMGMIEKATEATRQIVEDAIESLYNHDAELANEVIEREHALKLKINKLDQYILKIESNEAIVALGIVMDSIERTGDYGANIAEIAINSAMAASHE, from the coding sequence GTGCAACAAACCGGTGGGTCAACCTACATAATTTCGTTGCCAAAGCAATGGGCAGACAAAGTGGGCATAAGGACTGGAAGCCGTCTCTCACTTTCACCACAACCGGACGGTAAGCTCGTGATAGACCCCATCCAGGATACTCCACCAATAAAAAAGACACAGCTTGATGTAACTGACCGGATGGGAGATATCCTGATAAGAGATATCATAGCAGCCTACCTGGTAGGGGCGGACATATTAGAAATAAAGTCAGAGAGAATGCTGGCTGAACAAAAGAACATCATAAGAGAGATGTGTTACAAATTAATCGGGCCCGAGATAATTGAAGAAACTGGAAAAAAAGTTGTTATAAAGGATCTGCTTAATCCCAATGAGATATCAATTAAAAAGAGCGTTAGAAGAATGTTCCTTTTATCCAACTCTATGCAAAAAGATGCTATCAGAGCACTTAAGACCAATGATAAGGACCTGGCACTTGACGTGATACAAAGAGATGATGATGTTGACAGGTTATTCCTTCTGACATCAAAACAATTCCGTGCAGTACTTAAAGGCACAAAGCTTCCCGACACTTCTGAAACATCAATAGATGAATATCACGACCTTCGCATGGCTGCAGGCCCGCTTGAGCGCATTGCAGATCATGCACAGAAGATAGCTAATATGGCAATGCATATGGACTATATGATTCCAGACAATATAATGGGAATGATAGAAAAAGCTACTGAGGCAACCCGTCAGATAGTTGAAGATGCCATTGAATCCCTCTATAACCACGATGCTGAACTGGCAAATGAAGTGATAGAAAGAGAACATGCACTGAAGTTAAAGATAAATAAGCTTGATCAGTACATTTTGAAGATAGAATCCAATGAAGCAATTGTTGCATTAGGCATTGTTATGGACAGTATAGAGAGGACTGGCGATTACGGAGCTAACATAGCAGAAATAGCCATAAATTCAGCTATGGCTGCCTCACATGAATGA
- a CDS encoding glycosyltransferase — translation MKIAIFHDYIGAIGGGEKLVLTLAKGLGADVITTDVDMDSVIKMGFDDVKIISLGKTLKIPPLKQVNASFKFAACDFSKNYDLFIFSGNWAFFAAKKHKPNIYYCHTPTRAFYDLYKVYRKNQSVFTYLPFVIWVHVHRKISEYYLTHVSSIVTNSMNTQKRIQKYFDRDSVIVYPPVDTSRFGYKEYGNFWLSVNRLYPEKRVELQIEAFRAMPDEKLIIVGGYAAGDHASGYAASLITGIPKNVTLMGSVSEEKLLELYATCKGHITTALDEDFGMTPVEAMASGKPTVAVKEGGYLETVLDGVTGLLVDPEVSSIVNGVKEISSDPHRYREACINRAKEFDVSVMLQKMRAMLIQ, via the coding sequence ATGAAAATTGCTATTTTTCATGATTACATCGGAGCTATTGGAGGAGGCGAAAAACTGGTCCTGACACTTGCAAAAGGACTAGGTGCAGATGTGATCACTACGGATGTGGATATGGATTCAGTGATCAAAATGGGTTTTGATGACGTCAAGATCATAAGTCTTGGAAAGACATTAAAAATACCACCTCTTAAACAGGTAAATGCTTCTTTTAAGTTTGCAGCATGTGATTTTTCCAAAAACTATGATCTTTTTATCTTTTCAGGAAACTGGGCATTCTTTGCAGCAAAAAAGCACAAGCCAAATATTTACTATTGCCATACCCCAACAAGAGCCTTTTATGATCTTTATAAGGTTTACCGTAAAAACCAATCTGTATTTACATATCTGCCATTCGTCATTTGGGTACATGTGCACAGGAAGATCTCGGAGTATTATCTTACTCATGTATCTAGTATAGTCACAAATTCCATGAATACTCAGAAACGGATACAAAAGTACTTCGACAGGGATTCTGTGATTGTATATCCACCTGTCGATACTTCAAGGTTCGGATATAAGGAATATGGGAATTTCTGGTTGTCTGTGAACAGGCTTTATCCTGAAAAGAGGGTAGAACTGCAGATAGAAGCCTTCAGGGCGATGCCGGATGAAAAATTGATCATTGTGGGGGGCTATGCGGCAGGGGATCATGCATCTGGATATGCAGCCAGTCTCATTACCGGAATTCCTAAAAATGTAACACTGATGGGTAGTGTTTCAGAGGAAAAACTACTTGAATTATATGCTACGTGTAAAGGGCATATTACGACAGCACTTGATGAAGATTTTGGTATGACACCTGTAGAAGCTATGGCATCAGGCAAACCAACGGTTGCAGTAAAAGAAGGGGGATATCTTGAAACTGTGTTAGATGGAGTCACAGGTTTGTTGGTGGATCCCGAAGTATCCTCTATTGTCAATGGTGTCAAAGAAATCTCTTCAGATCCCCACAGGTATCGCGAAGCATGTATCAATAGAGCTAAAGAATTTGATGTTTCTGTAATGCTTCAGAAAATGCGGGCAATGCTGATACAATGA
- a CDS encoding Era-like GTP-binding protein — protein sequence MGVITSFKQNFSDFFKKVFRKKNARIGIYGPPNAGKTTLANRILRDWTGDAMGSVSHIAHETRRARRREGVTIKANGHSITLDIIDTPGLATKIDFHEFMEHGMEENEAKRRAKEATEGVIEAVKWLDNLDGVILVMDATEDPYTQVNVTVIGNMEARKLPLLIAANKIDLPESSPSTIRDAFPQHPMVAISALEGKNIDNLYEEIAKRFG from the coding sequence ATGGGCGTAATTACATCATTCAAGCAGAATTTCTCTGACTTTTTTAAAAAGGTATTTAGAAAAAAGAATGCACGTATAGGCATTTATGGTCCGCCTAACGCCGGAAAGACTACACTTGCAAATCGCATTCTGCGCGACTGGACAGGAGATGCAATGGGTTCTGTGTCCCATATAGCACATGAAACCCGCCGTGCAAGGCGCCGCGAAGGTGTGACGATCAAGGCAAATGGGCATTCTATAACCCTCGATATAATAGACACACCGGGTCTTGCCACTAAAATAGATTTTCATGAGTTTATGGAACATGGAATGGAAGAAAACGAGGCAAAAAGGAGAGCAAAAGAAGCAACTGAGGGAGTTATTGAAGCGGTGAAATGGCTTGACAATCTTGACGGCGTCATACTTGTGATGGATGCCACCGAAGACCCGTACACCCAGGTAAACGTCACAGTGATAGGCAATATGGAAGCAAGGAAGTTACCCCTTTTAATAGCTGCCAATAAGATAGATCTCCCTGAATCGTCCCCGTCCACTATAAGAGATGCATTCCCTCAGCACCCCATGGTAGCCATATCAGCACTTGAAGGAAAGAATATAGACAACCTCTATGAAGAGATTGCAAAAAGGTTTGGGTGA
- a CDS encoding ribonuclease P protein component 4 produces MSRFKQKGKNLAKELAMERIQRLFELADAEHSSNPARSDAYVSLARKVGMRYLVRFPRELKVRYCKKCGSYLVPGNNCRIRLKGRYIAITCLKCGGIKRYIYHSAIASEPSADKSV; encoded by the coding sequence ATGTCCCGTTTTAAACAAAAAGGTAAGAATCTTGCAAAGGAACTGGCCATGGAACGTATTCAAAGGCTCTTTGAATTGGCGGATGCGGAGCACAGTTCAAACCCAGCAAGGAGCGATGCATATGTTTCGCTTGCAAGGAAGGTTGGAATGCGTTATCTTGTGAGATTCCCTCGGGAGTTGAAGGTACGATATTGTAAAAAATGTGGAAGTTATCTTGTTCCTGGTAATAATTGCAGGATACGTCTCAAAGGAAGATATATCGCAATAACCTGCCTAAAATGCGGTGGTATCAAACGTTATATCTACCACTCTGCCATAGCTTCAGAGCCTTCAGCTGATAAATCGGTTTAA
- a CDS encoding pyridoxal phosphate-dependent aminotransferase codes for MSGSKFADRVLNMNISGIRKMFEAAGSDAINLGLGQPDFDTPQHIKQAAIDAINSGFTAYTAGPGIPELREELSRKFKKENSFAVDPSEIIITSGASEALELAIASLVNPGDEVMIANPGFVSYNALVNMMGGKVSNIPLDDELTIRPETIMERVNSKTKALIINSPANPTGAVQSKKDMKAFAEIADDKNVTIISDEVYEHFIYEGEHVSPARFTDNVITVNAVSKTYAMTGWRIGYVAAKKEYVEEMLKVHQYVQACANSIAQKAAFAAISGPQDSVTQMREEFLRRRNVLIDGLRSLGLKCVVPKGAFYAFPEVDDCTKVASDLIANGLVVVPGTAFGEKGDGHIRISYASSMPSIHKALEIMEKVLT; via the coding sequence ATGTCTGGGTCAAAGTTTGCTGACAGGGTCCTCAATATGAACATATCAGGGATAAGGAAGATGTTCGAAGCTGCGGGTTCAGATGCGATAAATCTCGGACTTGGACAGCCTGATTTCGATACACCACAACACATCAAACAAGCAGCTATCGATGCTATAAACTCGGGATTCACCGCATATACAGCTGGCCCTGGAATTCCAGAACTTCGAGAGGAATTGAGCAGGAAGTTTAAAAAAGAGAACTCTTTTGCCGTTGATCCTTCAGAGATCATTATCACTTCCGGAGCTTCAGAAGCTCTTGAACTTGCCATCGCCTCTCTTGTAAACCCAGGTGATGAAGTGATGATAGCAAATCCTGGGTTTGTGTCCTACAACGCTCTTGTGAACATGATGGGAGGAAAAGTATCCAATATTCCCTTGGATGATGAACTTACCATTCGTCCTGAAACCATAATGGAGAGAGTTAATTCTAAGACAAAGGCATTGATAATCAATTCTCCGGCGAATCCTACCGGTGCAGTACAAAGTAAGAAAGATATGAAAGCCTTTGCAGAGATAGCAGATGACAAGAATGTTACCATAATCTCTGACGAAGTCTATGAGCATTTTATATATGAAGGAGAGCATGTCAGCCCTGCCAGGTTCACGGACAATGTGATAACTGTAAATGCCGTTTCCAAAACATATGCTATGACCGGGTGGCGAATAGGATATGTGGCCGCTAAGAAAGAATATGTGGAAGAGATGCTGAAGGTTCATCAGTATGTGCAGGCATGCGCCAACTCAATTGCACAGAAAGCAGCTTTTGCAGCCATATCCGGACCCCAGGACTCAGTGACCCAGATGAGAGAAGAGTTCCTGCGGCGTAGGAACGTATTGATAGACGGGCTAAGATCCTTGGGACTTAAATGCGTGGTTCCTAAAGGAGCTTTTTATGCATTCCCTGAAGTGGATGATTGCACTAAAGTAGCCAGTGACCTCATAGCCAATGGATTGGTAGTGGTGCCAGGCACAGCTTTTGGAGAAAAAGGCGATGGACACATAAGGATATCCTATGCATCATCTATGCCAAGCATCCATAAAGCATTGGAAATAATGGAAAAAGTGCTTACGTGA
- a CDS encoding MBL fold metallo-hydrolase: MNSKIIEGVEITWLENACFRLRGENVTIYLDPHGLSGNFPLEDMADIILLTSEHPRSFDPDSIRIVRNSNTTTLLPENITLQFRGDARRVEAGDELVDDLCIKGISIEVVPSYRPDATEGAGVGYIITIGGKRIYYAGFTGFIPEMQTISADIAMLQIGECTMNQEQATKAVSMISPQIVIPVYYKCADIPDANIAANIQTFKESVSTKVPHVEVLSFQEF; the protein is encoded by the coding sequence ATGAACAGCAAGATCATAGAAGGTGTAGAGATTACTTGGCTTGAGAATGCTTGTTTCAGGCTTCGTGGGGAAAATGTAACTATATATTTGGACCCACATGGTTTATCAGGCAATTTTCCTCTTGAAGATATGGCAGATATCATCCTTCTTACCAGCGAGCATCCTCGAAGCTTTGATCCGGACTCCATACGTATTGTAAGGAACAGCAACACAACCACGCTGTTACCAGAGAATATAACCCTTCAATTCAGGGGTGATGCAAGACGTGTTGAAGCAGGGGATGAACTGGTAGATGATCTCTGTATCAAAGGCATTTCTATAGAAGTAGTGCCTTCCTATAGGCCGGATGCTACGGAAGGAGCAGGTGTCGGCTATATCATAACCATTGGTGGTAAAAGAATATATTATGCAGGCTTTACAGGTTTTATCCCTGAGATGCAGACAATTTCAGCAGATATTGCCATGCTTCAGATTGGTGAGTGCACCATGAATCAAGAACAAGCCACAAAAGCTGTATCTATGATCTCACCTCAAATTGTCATTCCTGTATACTATAAATGCGCAGATATTCCTGATGCTAATATAGCTGCTAATATACAGACTTTCAAAGAAAGTGTATCGACAAAAGTTCCCCATGTAGAAGTGCTGTCTTTTCAAGAGTTCTAA